In Desulfarculaceae bacterium, the following are encoded in one genomic region:
- the hisI gene encoding phosphoribosyl-AMP cyclohydrolase, with amino-acid sequence MIKLDFEKTGGLIPAIAQDAATGQVLMMAYISPESWAKSLETGEVHYWSRSRQELWHKGGTSGNVQKIKAVYVDCDDDTVLFKVEQVGGAACHTGMCTCFHKRVDGDELVTEGEPLFDPKEVYGK; translated from the coding sequence ATGATCAAGCTGGATTTCGAAAAAACCGGCGGCCTTATTCCGGCCATCGCCCAAGACGCGGCCACCGGCCAGGTGCTGATGATGGCCTACATCTCCCCCGAGTCCTGGGCCAAGAGCCTGGAGACCGGGGAGGTGCACTACTGGTCCCGCTCCCGCCAGGAGCTGTGGCACAAGGGCGGCACCAGCGGCAACGTTCAGAAGATAAAAGCGGTGTACGTGGACTGCGACGACGACACCGTGCTGTTCAAGGTTGAGCAGGTGGGCGGGGCCGCTTGCCACACCGGCATGTGCACCTGCTTCCACAAGCGGGTGGACGGCGACGAGCTGGTGACCGAGGGCGAGCCCCTGTTCGACCCCAAGGAGGTTTACGGCAAATGA
- a CDS encoding bile acid:sodium symporter — MWALLKKINQNLVLAIPIMMLLGFVYGQAGPIGWLRSLIIPLTFLMVYPMMVNLKINQVFSGGDYKSQVLAQAINFTVVPLAALGLGWLFFGGNPYLMLGLLLAGLVPTSGMTISWTGFAGGKLAAAVKMTVVGLILGSLATPLYVEWLLGSRIEMQVSKVFTQIGLIVFLPMAAGWLTRRWLVGRVGLEDFSKRLAPRFPALSTVGVLGIVFVAMALKSGEIAAAPLRLLALLPPLALLYAFNYGLSTLLGRWLLPRGEAIALVYGTVMRNLSIALALAMSAFGPEGSEAALIIAVAYVVQVQSAAWYVRFTDNVFGPARAAAPA; from the coding sequence ATGTGGGCTCTGCTTAAGAAGATCAACCAAAACCTGGTGTTGGCCATCCCGATCATGATGTTGCTGGGCTTTGTCTACGGTCAGGCGGGGCCCATCGGCTGGCTGCGCTCGCTGATCATCCCCCTGACCTTCCTCATGGTCTATCCCATGATGGTCAACCTGAAGATAAACCAGGTCTTTTCCGGGGGCGACTACAAGAGCCAGGTCCTGGCCCAGGCCATCAATTTCACGGTGGTGCCCCTGGCCGCCCTGGGGCTGGGCTGGCTGTTCTTCGGAGGCAACCCCTACCTCATGCTGGGCCTGTTGCTGGCCGGGCTGGTGCCCACCAGCGGCATGACCATCTCCTGGACCGGCTTCGCGGGCGGCAAGCTGGCCGCGGCGGTGAAGATGACCGTGGTGGGCCTGATCCTGGGCTCCTTGGCCACCCCGCTCTATGTGGAGTGGCTCCTGGGCTCGCGCATCGAGATGCAGGTGAGCAAGGTCTTCACCCAGATCGGGCTCATCGTCTTCTTGCCCATGGCCGCCGGCTGGCTCACCCGGCGCTGGCTGGTGGGCCGGGTGGGGCTGGAAGACTTCTCGAAGCGTCTGGCCCCGCGCTTTCCGGCGCTGAGCACCGTGGGCGTGCTGGGCATCGTGTTCGTGGCCATGGCGCTCAAGTCCGGCGAGATCGCGGCCGCGCCGCTCAGGCTGCTGGCCTTGCTGCCGCCTCTGGCCCTGCTCTACGCCTTCAACTACGGCCTGAGCACCCTGCTGGGGCGCTGGCTGCTGCCCCGGGGCGAGGCCATCGCCCTGGTCTACGGCACGGTGATGCGCAACCTCTCCATCGCCCTGGCCCTGGCCATGAGCGCCTTTGGCCCCGAGGGCTCGGAGGCGGCCTTGATCATCGCGGTGGCTTACGTCGTCCAGGTGCAGTCCGCCGCCTGGTACGTGCGCTTCACGGACAACGTTTTCGGCCCGGCCCGGGCGGCGGCCCCGGCCTGA
- a CDS encoding YaiI/YqxD family protein, with translation MRIWIDADGCPRPAKEMVFRASQRRKVPVCMVADRQVGRPSNPLVTTVRVPGDMDAADRYIAEHLEPEDLVITTDLPLAAIVVEKGATGLNPRGELYTEENVRERLSMRDFLTGLRDSGVTTGGPPPYGPKDKQKFVEALDRLLTARLGSG, from the coding sequence ATGCGTATTTGGATCGACGCGGACGGCTGCCCCCGTCCGGCCAAGGAAATGGTGTTCCGCGCCTCCCAGCGCCGCAAGGTGCCGGTGTGCATGGTGGCCGACCGCCAGGTGGGCCGCCCCTCCAACCCCCTGGTGACCACGGTGCGGGTTCCGGGCGACATGGACGCGGCCGACCGCTACATCGCCGAGCATCTGGAGCCCGAGGACCTGGTGATAACCACCGACCTGCCCCTGGCGGCCATTGTGGTGGAAAAGGGGGCCACGGGCTTGAACCCCCGGGGAGAGCTCTATACGGAAGAAAACGTGCGCGAGCGCCTGAGCATGCGCGACTTCCTCACCGGCCTCCGGGACTCCGGAGTGACCACCGGCGGCCCGCCCCCCTACGGCCCCAAGGACAAGCAGAAGTTCGTGGAGGCCCTGGACCGCCTGCTCACCGCCCGCCTGGGCTCTGGTTAA
- the rlmN gene encoding 23S rRNA (adenine(2503)-C(2))-methyltransferase RlmN, translating to MGTMPAEQAIPELRDLSAAQVQELVVSLGEKPYRARQLLQWLYPHGASSIEDMTTLSKAFRTRLAGAARLGLMEPAMVERSTDGTRKMLFWLEDGAAVESVIIPEADHSTLCVSSQVGCKMGCAFCRTATLGFRRNLRPSEILGQVLAARRLVDEAHPLTNLVFMGMGEPLDNLPNLSIALSHILGSHGLAMSQRKVTVSTVGLVDKLPALAAAAPAALAVSLSAAEDALRDRLMPINKRWNLAALKKALTAYPLKPTRRITFEYVLLGGVNDRPEQAVALAKWLKGLPAKVNLIAFNPHEGAAFSPPTPQALEAFQNELISRHVTAIVRKSRGADISAACGQLAAKNTGGRK from the coding sequence TTGGGGACCATGCCCGCCGAGCAAGCCATACCCGAGCTGCGCGACCTGAGCGCGGCCCAAGTGCAGGAGCTGGTGGTGTCCCTGGGCGAAAAGCCCTACCGGGCCCGCCAGCTTCTTCAGTGGCTCTATCCCCACGGGGCCTCCTCCATCGAGGACATGACCACCCTGAGCAAGGCCTTCCGCACCCGCCTGGCCGGGGCGGCCCGCTTGGGGCTCATGGAGCCGGCCATGGTGGAGCGCTCCACCGACGGCACCCGCAAGATGCTCTTCTGGCTGGAGGACGGCGCGGCGGTGGAGAGCGTGATCATCCCCGAGGCGGATCACTCCACCCTGTGCGTGTCCTCCCAGGTGGGCTGCAAGATGGGCTGCGCCTTTTGCCGCACCGCCACCTTGGGCTTTAGGCGCAACTTAAGGCCCTCGGAGATCCTGGGCCAGGTGCTGGCCGCGCGGCGGCTGGTGGACGAGGCCCATCCCCTGACCAACCTGGTGTTCATGGGCATGGGCGAGCCCCTGGACAACCTGCCCAACCTGAGCATCGCCCTGAGCCACATTCTGGGCAGCCATGGCCTGGCCATGAGTCAGCGCAAGGTGACGGTGAGCACCGTGGGCCTGGTGGACAAGCTGCCCGCCCTGGCTGCGGCCGCCCCGGCCGCCCTGGCGGTGAGCCTTTCCGCGGCGGAGGACGCCCTGCGCGACCGGCTCATGCCCATCAACAAGCGCTGGAACCTGGCCGCGCTCAAAAAGGCCCTGACCGCCTACCCCTTGAAGCCCACCCGGCGCATCACCTTCGAGTACGTGCTCCTGGGCGGGGTGAACGACCGGCCCGAGCAGGCCGTGGCCTTGGCCAAGTGGCTCAAGGGCCTGCCCGCCAAGGTGAACCTCATCGCCTTCAACCCCCACGAGGGCGCGGCCTTTTCGCCGCCCACGCCCCAGGCGCTGGAGGCCTTCCAGAACGAGCTGATCAGCCGCCACGTCACGGCCATCGTGCGCAAGAGCCGGGGGGCGGACATCTCGGCGGCTTGCGGTCAGTTGGCCGCCAAGAACACCGGCGGGAGAAAATAG
- a CDS encoding DsrE family protein, with translation MQKFLFVMSKGFEKSGGATRAMQFASLAADDGHHVEVFLIDDAIHWAQWGMAEGIRASTGEHMKELLDKLVSAEAPIHVCKACADKRLVGPDDLINGTTLSGAPVLVKMMTDPDYKVFTF, from the coding sequence ATGCAGAAGTTCCTTTTCGTTATGTCCAAGGGTTTCGAGAAGTCCGGCGGGGCCACCCGCGCCATGCAGTTCGCCTCCCTGGCCGCCGACGATGGCCACCACGTGGAGGTGTTCCTCATCGACGACGCCATCCACTGGGCCCAGTGGGGCATGGCCGAGGGCATCCGCGCCTCCACCGGCGAGCACATGAAGGAGCTCTTGGACAAGCTGGTGTCCGCCGAGGCGCCCATCCACGTGTGCAAGGCCTGTGCGGACAAGCGCCTGGTGGGGCCCGACGACCTGATCAACGGCACCACCCTCTCCGGGGCTCCGGTGCTGGTCAAGATGATGACCGACCCGGATTACAAGGTTTTCACCTTCTAG
- the yihA gene encoding ribosome biogenesis GTP-binding protein YihA/YsxC — translation MSLPLKDATFIITAVKPSGYPPPGPPEVAFAGRSNVGKSSLINTLTRRKKLVRVSGTPGRTQQINFFAINNDVMRLVDLPGYGYAKVPMAVKAAWRPMVEAYLGSRETLAGVVVILDIRREPTADDLMLLDWLRSLNVPPLVAITKADKLSKNQQNSRLAKLRPALAPFDHSPTLFSATTGLGREELWARICEAAGL, via the coding sequence ATGAGCCTGCCCCTCAAGGACGCCACCTTCATCATCACAGCGGTGAAGCCTTCGGGCTACCCGCCTCCCGGGCCGCCGGAAGTGGCCTTCGCCGGGCGCTCCAACGTGGGCAAAAGCTCGCTGATCAACACCCTGACCCGCCGCAAGAAGCTGGTGCGCGTCTCGGGCACCCCGGGGCGCACCCAGCAGATCAACTTCTTCGCCATCAACAACGACGTCATGCGCCTGGTGGACCTGCCGGGCTACGGCTACGCCAAGGTGCCCATGGCGGTCAAGGCGGCCTGGCGGCCCATGGTGGAGGCCTACCTGGGCAGCCGGGAGACCCTGGCCGGGGTGGTGGTGATATTGGACATTCGCCGCGAGCCCACGGCCGACGACCTGATGCTCCTGGACTGGCTGCGCAGCCTGAACGTGCCGCCCTTGGTGGCCATCACCAAGGCGGACAAGCTCTCCAAGAACCAGCAGAACTCCCGCCTGGCCAAGCTGCGCCCGGCCCTGGCGCCCTTTGACCACTCGCCGACGCTGTTCAGCGCCACCACCGGCCTGGGGCGGGAGGAGCTGTGGGCCCGCATCTGCGAGGCCGCCGGCTTGTAG
- a CDS encoding ATP phosphoribosyltransferase, with protein MNQPLKLGVPKGSLQDSTIRLFGRAGWRINVNGRSYFPEIDDDDIECSICRAQEMSRYVESGTLDSGITGMDWIKENDSEVVFVEELIYSKVSTRPARWVLAVAKDSGIKRPEDLNGMRVATEMVNFTKRYFQEAGIDVTVHFSWGATEAKVVNGLADAIVEVTETGSTIRAHGLRIIAELMQSTTQLIANKDAWENPEKRKKIEQIALLLKGALVAEKLVALKMNVPKIKVQDVVEALPSLNAPTVSPLYNSDWFSVETVVEESVVRDLIPLLMERGAEGIIEYNLNKVI; from the coding sequence ATGAACCAGCCCCTCAAATTGGGCGTGCCCAAGGGCAGCCTGCAAGACTCCACCATCCGCCTGTTCGGCCGGGCCGGCTGGCGCATCAACGTCAACGGCCGCTCCTATTTCCCGGAGATCGACGACGACGACATCGAGTGCTCCATCTGCCGGGCCCAGGAGATGAGCCGCTACGTGGAGTCGGGCACCCTGGACTCCGGCATCACCGGCATGGACTGGATCAAGGAGAACGATTCGGAAGTGGTGTTCGTGGAGGAGCTGATCTACTCCAAGGTGAGCACCCGCCCGGCCCGCTGGGTTTTGGCCGTGGCCAAGGACTCGGGCATCAAGCGCCCGGAGGACTTGAACGGCATGAGGGTGGCCACCGAGATGGTCAACTTCACCAAGCGCTACTTCCAGGAGGCGGGCATCGACGTGACGGTGCATTTCTCCTGGGGCGCCACCGAGGCCAAGGTGGTCAACGGCCTGGCCGACGCCATCGTGGAGGTCACCGAGACCGGCAGCACCATTAGGGCCCATGGGCTCAGGATCATCGCCGAGCTGATGCAGTCCACCACCCAGCTCATCGCCAACAAGGACGCCTGGGAGAACCCGGAGAAGCGCAAGAAGATCGAGCAAATCGCGCTGCTCTTGAAGGGCGCCCTGGTGGCCGAGAAGCTGGTGGCCCTCAAGATGAACGTGCCCAAGATCAAGGTGCAGGACGTGGTGGAAGCCCTGCCCAGCCTCAACGCGCCCACCGTGTCGCCCCTGTACAACAGCGACTGGTTCAGCGTGGAGACGGTGGTGGAGGAGTCGGTGGTCAGGGACCTGATCCCCCTGCTCATGGAGCGCGGCGCCGAGGGTATCATCGAGTACAATCTCAACAAAGTCATCTAG
- a CDS encoding haloacid dehalogenase-like hydrolase: MRRPRFCLAALLLLLLVLAPAAWAQAGPLASWNEPLRSKLIAFATAAADPASPGFVPPEARIASLDADGTLIVERPLFFVLEVALARLKEVCPAYGEKGAPQKAQCQAMAQRDRKYLLSHLDQVLSRPFAGMSAAEYRALAAKVWEHEVNPKLKLPVRATAYLPMMELVELLKAKGFTVYLNSGMDTLALMALSHLWGLGRDRCIGTDYEMKPQERGGKVVLLRTGRMHRNDLNLGAHKAEALMLRAGRRPVLAAGNSGGDVWMLRMASGGSPGLVLLINHDDPREFVYKKPDLLAEAKERGWNVVSMKRDWKRLFTPEK; this comes from the coding sequence ATGCGCCGCCCGCGCTTTTGTTTGGCCGCCCTGTTGCTGCTGCTGTTGGTCTTGGCCCCGGCCGCCTGGGCCCAGGCTGGACCCCTGGCCTCCTGGAACGAGCCCCTGCGCTCCAAGCTCATCGCCTTTGCCACGGCGGCGGCCGACCCCGCCTCGCCGGGCTTCGTGCCGCCAGAGGCGCGCATCGCCAGCCTGGACGCGGACGGCACCCTCATCGTGGAGCGTCCCCTGTTCTTCGTGCTGGAGGTGGCCCTGGCCCGGCTCAAGGAGGTGTGCCCGGCCTACGGCGAAAAGGGCGCTCCCCAAAAGGCCCAGTGCCAGGCCATGGCCCAGCGCGACCGCAAGTACTTGCTGAGCCATCTGGACCAGGTGTTGTCCCGGCCCTTCGCGGGCATGAGCGCCGCTGAGTACCGCGCCCTGGCCGCCAAGGTCTGGGAGCACGAGGTGAACCCCAAGCTCAAGCTGCCGGTGCGGGCCACGGCCTATTTGCCCATGATGGAGCTGGTGGAGCTGCTCAAGGCCAAGGGCTTCACGGTGTACCTTAACTCGGGCATGGACACCCTGGCGCTGATGGCCCTGAGCCACCTCTGGGGCCTGGGCCGGGACCGCTGCATCGGAACGGACTATGAGATGAAACCCCAAGAGCGGGGCGGCAAGGTGGTCTTGCTGCGCACCGGGCGTATGCACCGGAACGACCTGAACCTGGGCGCGCACAAGGCCGAGGCGCTCATGCTGCGCGCCGGGCGGCGGCCCGTCCTGGCGGCGGGCAACTCCGGGGGCGATGTGTGGATGCTGCGCATGGCCTCGGGCGGCTCGCCGGGCCTGGTGCTTTTGATCAACCACGACGACCCCCGCGAGTTCGTCTACAAAAAGCCCGATCTCTTGGCCGAGGCCAAGGAGCGCGGCTGGAACGTGGTGAGCATGAAGCGCGACTGGAAGCGCCTGTTCACCCCGGAGAAATGA
- a CDS encoding DUF3795 domain-containing protein, whose product MDYSEILQRLAPCGLSCAKCFAYKDGDIGHHAKELQRLLGNFDIYAERFSAFLPEMKDYPAFGRLLDYMAGGSCAGCRKDQCLWPGCGVAACWRERGVDFCFQCDEFPCAKTNFDPHLEKRWIAMNQRMAEVGVEAYFEETKDDSRYK is encoded by the coding sequence ATGGACTACTCGGAGATTCTTCAACGGCTCGCGCCCTGCGGCCTGTCCTGCGCCAAGTGCTTCGCTTACAAAGACGGCGACATCGGCCACCACGCCAAGGAGCTCCAGCGCCTGCTGGGCAACTTCGATATCTACGCCGAGCGCTTCTCGGCTTTCCTGCCCGAGATGAAGGACTACCCCGCCTTTGGGCGGCTGTTGGACTACATGGCCGGGGGGAGCTGCGCGGGCTGCCGGAAGGACCAGTGCCTGTGGCCCGGCTGCGGGGTGGCCGCCTGCTGGCGCGAGCGTGGCGTGGACTTCTGCTTCCAGTGCGACGAGTTCCCCTGCGCCAAGACCAACTTCGACCCGCATTTGGAGAAGCGCTGGATCGCCATGAACCAGCGCATGGCCGAGGTGGGGGTGGAAGCCTACTTCGAAGAGACCAAGGACGATTCGAGGTACAAGTAG
- a CDS encoding pyridoxal phosphate-dependent aminotransferase, with translation MGVSQRANNIPAFIVMDVLERAQELAAQGREIIHLEVGEPDFATPEVITSAAVKALADGHTHYTHSLGVRELRDAVSEHYAERYGVEVDPARVLITAGTSTAMLLMFSALLEAGQEVIISDPHYACYDNFISFVGGVPVRVPVRAEEGFQFRPAEIGAAMGPKTKAIFINSPSNPSGQVMEPEIMAAIAEMAPGKPGGPYVISDEIYHGLVYEGQQEHSILEYTDNAFVLDGFSKRYAMCGWRLGYIIAPANYVRPLQKMHQNFAICAPSVSQWAGVAALKYAWPEVERMRAVYDTRRKRLIAGLKELGFAIPVEPKGAFYILTSCAHLDPDDYKLAFDILEETGVAIAPGRDFGPGGHGFLRFSYCNSLENIELGLERLGAYLNEHYPGATG, from the coding sequence ATGGGCGTCAGCCAGAGAGCCAACAACATACCGGCGTTTATTGTCATGGACGTTTTGGAGCGGGCCCAGGAGCTGGCCGCCCAGGGACGCGAGATCATCCACCTGGAGGTGGGCGAGCCCGACTTCGCCACCCCGGAGGTGATCACCTCGGCGGCGGTGAAGGCCCTGGCCGACGGCCACACCCACTACACCCACTCCCTGGGGGTGCGGGAGCTTCGGGACGCGGTGAGCGAGCACTACGCCGAGCGCTACGGGGTGGAGGTGGACCCGGCCCGGGTGTTGATCACCGCGGGCACCTCCACGGCCATGCTCTTGATGTTCTCGGCTCTGTTGGAGGCGGGGCAGGAGGTGATCATCTCCGACCCGCACTACGCCTGCTACGACAACTTCATAAGCTTCGTGGGCGGGGTGCCGGTGCGGGTGCCGGTGCGCGCCGAGGAGGGCTTCCAGTTCCGCCCGGCCGAAATCGGCGCGGCCATGGGCCCCAAGACCAAGGCCATCTTCATCAACAGCCCCTCCAACCCCAGCGGCCAGGTGATGGAGCCCGAGATCATGGCGGCCATCGCGGAGATGGCCCCGGGCAAGCCGGGCGGGCCCTATGTGATCAGCGACGAGATCTACCACGGCCTGGTCTACGAGGGACAACAGGAGCACTCCATCCTGGAGTACACGGACAACGCCTTTGTGCTGGACGGCTTCTCCAAGCGCTACGCCATGTGCGGCTGGCGGCTGGGCTACATCATCGCCCCGGCCAACTACGTGCGGCCCTTGCAGAAGATGCACCAAAACTTCGCCATCTGCGCGCCTTCGGTGAGCCAGTGGGCGGGCGTGGCCGCGCTGAAATACGCCTGGCCCGAGGTGGAGCGCATGCGCGCGGTGTACGACACCCGGCGCAAGCGGCTCATCGCCGGGCTCAAGGAGTTGGGCTTCGCCATCCCGGTGGAGCCCAAGGGGGCCTTCTATATTTTGACTTCCTGCGCCCACCTGGACCCGGACGACTACAAGCTGGCCTTCGACATCCTGGAAGAGACCGGGGTGGCCATCGCGCCGGGCCGCGACTTCGGCCCCGGCGGCCACGGCTTCCTGCGCTTCTCCTATTGCAACAGCCTGGAGAACATCGAGCTGGGCCTGGAGCGCCTGGGCGCCTATCTTAATGAACACTACCCGGGAGCAACCGGATGA
- a CDS encoding GNAT family N-acetyltransferase: MLQTGRNRIHTEKFTLARLEQQEEFRCTEAFDCGLDDLNEFFREDALPHKEQLLAETYYFQPAALTEAGELFPVGFVSFLNDSVHIERDERKAGKKRFWKHLKKSVPFPKRNYESFPAVKIGRLGIQVAYARHGLGTYLLNMTKDLFLQNNRTGCRFITVDAYNQPKVIEFYRKNGFDFLWSKDEGDQTRIMYFDLLRHRKAFA, encoded by the coding sequence ATGCTTCAGACAGGAAGAAATAGGATACATACCGAAAAATTCACCCTCGCCCGCCTTGAGCAACAGGAGGAGTTCCGCTGCACGGAAGCCTTCGATTGTGGCCTGGATGACCTCAATGAATTTTTCCGCGAAGACGCCTTACCCCACAAAGAACAGCTTTTAGCCGAAACCTACTACTTCCAGCCTGCCGCGCTGACTGAAGCCGGGGAGTTGTTCCCTGTGGGCTTTGTCAGTTTCCTCAACGACAGCGTTCACATTGAGCGGGACGAACGCAAGGCGGGTAAAAAGAGATTCTGGAAGCACTTGAAGAAAAGTGTGCCCTTCCCCAAAAGAAACTACGAATCCTTTCCCGCCGTGAAAATCGGCCGTCTCGGCATACAGGTGGCCTATGCCCGCCATGGGCTCGGAACCTATTTGCTCAACATGACCAAAGACCTGTTTTTGCAGAACAATAGGACAGGATGCCGTTTCATCACGGTTGACGCTTATAATCAGCCAAAGGTAATCGAATTTTACCGTAAGAATGGTTTCGACTTTTTATGGAGCAAGGACGAAGGGGATCAGACCAGAATCATGTATTTTGATCTGCTTCGGCACCGCAAGGCTTTTGCCTGA